In the Mauremys mutica isolate MM-2020 ecotype Southern chromosome 13, ASM2049712v1, whole genome shotgun sequence genome, one interval contains:
- the LOC123348353 gene encoding ribonuclease-like translates to MAMRRPHLRLLLPLVLLAACLGLASGTPWAYLENRFRRHHVDFPQSSAGFLDNYCDNMVWRRGIDGTLINTFIHAPMRSITRVCSVGGIHVSNGLRKSIFHFTVTTCRYNPYTNSYTKENYSRHIVIGCWNLLPVFYLE, encoded by the coding sequence ATGGCCATGAGAAGACCCCATCTACGGTTACTGCTGCCCCTCGTCCTGCTGGCCGCCTGCCTGGGTCTGGCTAGTGGGACACCATGGGCCTATCTGGAAAACAGATTCAGGAGGCACCACGTGGATTTCCCACAAAGTTCAGCTGGCTTCCTCGACAACTACTGCGATAATATGGTGTGGAGACGGGGAATAGATGGGACATTAATCAACACCTTCATCCATGCACCCATGCGATCTATCACACGTGTCTGCTCTGTGGGCGGAATACACGTTTCAAATGGCCTACGCAAGAGCATTTTTCACTTCACTGTCACCACCTGCAGATATAACCCATACACTAACTCTTACACTAAGGAAAACTATTCCCGGCACATTGTCATCGGCTGCTGGAATCTGCTCCCTGTGTTCTATTTGGAGTAG